One region of Triticum aestivum cultivar Chinese Spring chromosome 6B, IWGSC CS RefSeq v2.1, whole genome shotgun sequence genomic DNA includes:
- the LOC123136911 gene encoding uncharacterized protein isoform X2, protein MVRPLFARLPPPPDYAPMFPDWVLLDTVVRGANYDWKKMSMAQCSASLATTARTFVDVKSEAESQEEVVVEVEVSFLFVSPPDISGFIVHVGDYGLSNGACVVSTDGDAVLLAITMAAFKRRRYFVYTAGLGKPSLEVLPYPPNEFPQTQSVGILNHSQGYVVAALTPEYSANTSKAFTYKLFHYCSRTRTWSNKVVKLRSGFRSADRTHIIDHKTTKVIKVGENSLGWVDLWHGIISCNLLQEDPGMQFFNFPGPMDINSRYYGIIPARSFRDVIWTGNTLRIVEVEYNQDAKAGGDYSWKAIMKIRNKGTRWGTQNDVDSGNIILGEESWNLLWQSHTLPDHVPRSYHLSKLECFAPTLGIDDNVIYMMSRSFLSEEKPFGLFAAVDMNNNDARLVSFSTERLTYVDPNYCPCTVSRYFQNAGLNTIGGNLRWIGLIKLAVLHDILAAIETLKSLDAILMKAERPDETQLDQTHLRNCCVSVEMLGQCSWPLRLFFTPMRYPQPAFDAMSSHLKGSFLFWMIRLWPLWTRTSMPELSIACTSKYARS, encoded by the exons ATGGTCCGTCCACTCTTCGCCCGGCTCCCGCCGCCTCCGGATTACGCCCCTATGTTTCCTGACTGGGTCCTCCTCGACACTGTAGTGCGCGGGGCTAACTACGACTGGAAGAAAATGTCAATGGCTCAATGTTCTGCTTCCTTGGCTACCACAGCCAGAACATTCGTGGATGTCAAAAGTGAGGCGGAGTCCCAGGAAGaagtggtggtggaggtggaggtttCCTTCTTATTCGTCAGCCCACCGGATATATCTGGTTTCATTGTCCATGTCGGGGATTATGGGTTGTCGAATGGTGCGTGCGTCGTCAGCACCGACGGCGATGCTGTTCTGCTAGCCATTACCATGGCAGCCTTCAAGAGAAGGCGTTATTTTGTCTACACGGCTGGCCTCGGGAAGCCGTCACTTGAGGTGCTCCCGTACCCACCAAACGAATTTCCTCAGACCCAATCGGTCGGCATCCTCAACCACAGTCAGGGTTATGTTGTGGCTGCTTTGACACCGGAGTACAGTGCCAACACCAGTAAAGCTTTTACTTATAAGCTGTTCCATTACTGTTCCAGGACCAGGACTTGGAGCAACAAGGTGGTGAAGCTTAGAAGTGGTTTTAGGTCTGCTGACCGTACGCATATCATTGACCATAAGACAACAAAGGTAATCAAGGTCGGAGAGAATTCGTTAGGGTGGGTGGACCTATGGCATGGAATAATATCATGTAATCTTCTTCAAGAAGATCCTGGCATGCAGTTCTTTAACTTCCCCGGTCCTATGGATATAAACTCTCGCTATTATGGAATAATACCAGCTAGGTCGTTCAGGGATGTGATATGGACTGGAAATACACTCAGGATTGTTGAGGTGGAGTATAACCAAGATGCAAAAGCTGGTGGTGACTATAGTTGGAAGGCGATAATGAAGATAAGAAATAAAGGTACACGATGGGGGACACAGAATGATGTTGATAGTGGAAATATCATTTTAGGTGAAGAAAGTTGGAATTTGTTATGGCAATCGCACACGCTGCCGGATCATGTTCCAAGATCATATCACTTGAGTAAGCTTGAGTGTTTTGCTCCAACACTAGGCATAGATGATAATGTTATCTACATGATGTCCCGGTCATTTTTGAGTGAGGAGAAGCCTTTCGGCCTATTTGCTGCTGTCGACATGAACAATAATGATGCCAGGCTTGTGTCCTTTTCAACAGAAAGGCTGACATATGTCGATCCAAATTATTGTCCATGTACTGTGTCAAGATACTTCCAAAATGCAG GCCTCAATACAATTGGAGGAAATCTCAG GTGGATTGGTCTGATCAAGTTAGCAGTGCTACACGATATTCTTGCTGCCATTGAGACGCTAAAGTCATTAG ATGCAATATTGATGAAGGCTGAAAGGCCGGATGAAACGCAGCTAGATCAAACACATCTAAGGAATTGTTGTGTCTCTGTTGAAATGCTTGGCCAG TGTAGTTGGCCCCTGCGATTATTTTTTACACCGATGAGGTACCCCCAACCAGCATTCGATGCCATGTCATCGCACTTAAAGG GGAGTTTTCTCTTCTGGATGATAAGACTCTGGCCTTTATGGACAAGGACCAGTATGCCAGAACTGTCAATAGCATGCACTTCAAAATATGCTCGGTCATAA
- the LOC123136911 gene encoding uncharacterized protein isoform X1 yields MVRPLFARLPPPPDYAPMFPDWVLLDTVVRGANYDWKKMSMAQCSASLATTARTFVDVKSEAESQEEVVVEVEVSFLFVSPPDISGFIVHVGDYGLSNGACVVSTDGDAVLLAITMAAFKRRRYFVYTAGLGKPSLEVLPYPPNEFPQTQSVGILNHSQGYVVAALTPEYSANTSKAFTYKLFHYCSRTRTWSNKVVKLRSGFRSADRTHIIDHKTTKVIKVGENSLGWVDLWHGIISCNLLQEDPGMQFFNFPGPMDINSRYYGIIPARSFRDVIWTGNTLRIVEVEYNQDAKAGGDYSWKAIMKIRNKGTRWGTQNDVDSGNIILGEESWNLLWQSHTLPDHVPRSYHLSKLECFAPTLGIDDNVIYMMSRSFLSEEKPFGLFAAVDMNNNDARLVSFSTERLTYVDPNYCPCTVSRYFQNAGLNTIGGNLRWIGLIKLAVLHDILAAIETLKSLDAILMKAERPDETQLDQTHLRNCCVSVEMLGQLAPAIIFYTDEVPPTSIRCHVIALKGEFSLLDDKTLAFMDKDQYARTVNSMHFKICSVIKVAHSLVKGLLPKKLDDPHYSLLSVERSLKYGELPLTQHLRRLDVSERGPTHPVRGWS; encoded by the exons ATGGTCCGTCCACTCTTCGCCCGGCTCCCGCCGCCTCCGGATTACGCCCCTATGTTTCCTGACTGGGTCCTCCTCGACACTGTAGTGCGCGGGGCTAACTACGACTGGAAGAAAATGTCAATGGCTCAATGTTCTGCTTCCTTGGCTACCACAGCCAGAACATTCGTGGATGTCAAAAGTGAGGCGGAGTCCCAGGAAGaagtggtggtggaggtggaggtttCCTTCTTATTCGTCAGCCCACCGGATATATCTGGTTTCATTGTCCATGTCGGGGATTATGGGTTGTCGAATGGTGCGTGCGTCGTCAGCACCGACGGCGATGCTGTTCTGCTAGCCATTACCATGGCAGCCTTCAAGAGAAGGCGTTATTTTGTCTACACGGCTGGCCTCGGGAAGCCGTCACTTGAGGTGCTCCCGTACCCACCAAACGAATTTCCTCAGACCCAATCGGTCGGCATCCTCAACCACAGTCAGGGTTATGTTGTGGCTGCTTTGACACCGGAGTACAGTGCCAACACCAGTAAAGCTTTTACTTATAAGCTGTTCCATTACTGTTCCAGGACCAGGACTTGGAGCAACAAGGTGGTGAAGCTTAGAAGTGGTTTTAGGTCTGCTGACCGTACGCATATCATTGACCATAAGACAACAAAGGTAATCAAGGTCGGAGAGAATTCGTTAGGGTGGGTGGACCTATGGCATGGAATAATATCATGTAATCTTCTTCAAGAAGATCCTGGCATGCAGTTCTTTAACTTCCCCGGTCCTATGGATATAAACTCTCGCTATTATGGAATAATACCAGCTAGGTCGTTCAGGGATGTGATATGGACTGGAAATACACTCAGGATTGTTGAGGTGGAGTATAACCAAGATGCAAAAGCTGGTGGTGACTATAGTTGGAAGGCGATAATGAAGATAAGAAATAAAGGTACACGATGGGGGACACAGAATGATGTTGATAGTGGAAATATCATTTTAGGTGAAGAAAGTTGGAATTTGTTATGGCAATCGCACACGCTGCCGGATCATGTTCCAAGATCATATCACTTGAGTAAGCTTGAGTGTTTTGCTCCAACACTAGGCATAGATGATAATGTTATCTACATGATGTCCCGGTCATTTTTGAGTGAGGAGAAGCCTTTCGGCCTATTTGCTGCTGTCGACATGAACAATAATGATGCCAGGCTTGTGTCCTTTTCAACAGAAAGGCTGACATATGTCGATCCAAATTATTGTCCATGTACTGTGTCAAGATACTTCCAAAATGCAG GCCTCAATACAATTGGAGGAAATCTCAG GTGGATTGGTCTGATCAAGTTAGCAGTGCTACACGATATTCTTGCTGCCATTGAGACGCTAAAGTCATTAG ATGCAATATTGATGAAGGCTGAAAGGCCGGATGAAACGCAGCTAGATCAAACACATCTAAGGAATTGTTGTGTCTCTGTTGAAATGCTTGGCCAG TTGGCCCCTGCGATTATTTTTTACACCGATGAGGTACCCCCAACCAGCATTCGATGCCATGTCATCGCACTTAAAGG GGAGTTTTCTCTTCTGGATGATAAGACTCTGGCCTTTATGGACAAGGACCAGTATGCCAGAACTGTCAATAGCATGCACTTCAAAATATGCTCGGTCATAAAAGTGGCGCACAG TCTCGTAAAAGGATTGCTGCCGAAGAAATTGGACGATCCACATTATTCGCTCCTATCTGTGGAACGGTCGCTTAAGTATGGAGAGTTGCCATTGACACAGCACCTGAGGCGCCTTGATGTGTCAGAAAGAGGTCCCACCCACCCTGTCAGAGGGTGGTCGTGA